The following proteins come from a genomic window of Carassius auratus strain Wakin chromosome 18, ASM336829v1, whole genome shotgun sequence:
- the LOC113118135 gene encoding cholinesterase-like isoform X2, whose translation MGVDIKATLQILALLFLQLEAGQDELIISTDKGKVRGLRLSLLGGLEYVVAFLGIPYAKPPLDKLRFRQPEPALVWNGIRDATRYSNSCFQVPDTFYPGFPGAEMWNPNTRISEDCLYLNVWTPSTDLQNHAKPLIPVMVWIYGGGFSTGTASLDVYDGRFLSHSQQVVVVSMNYRVGALGFLSLPESESIKGNAGLFDQRLALSWVSRNIAAFGGDPSSITLFGESAGAGSVGYHLLSQGSHGLFTRAILQSGSPNALWAAVEPAQAWNRSLTLARLLNCPLGPSADEMEACLRAVEPEKIVSLQFEVIPDFVIISVPFPPTVDGEFLADMPSDVIQSGHFLKTELLLGLNRDEGTYFLIYGAPGFGIHNQSLITRDQFLAGVSLSLPGFSDIAREAAVFQYTDWTDEQSKPKNREALGWLVGDRYISCPLLEFARRYVENGGSAHVFLFDHHSSFNPWPGWMGVMHGEEIPFVFGIPLNQAFGFSKEEEALSRRIMKHWSNFARRGDPSVQGVDWPPFTLEHQQYVTLNTGLSQTLRMLRAQQCKFWDSFLPKLQYVTVSIDEVEFQWKSQFHRWRSYMLDWKNQFNDYASVKKQQCEDL comes from the exons ATGGGCGTTGACATTAAAGCTACTTTGCAAATTCTGGCTCTGTTGTTCTTGCAACTGGAAGCAGGGCAAGATGAATTGATCATCTCCACTGACAAAGGCAAAGTCAGAGGACTGAGGCTTTCTTTGCTGGGTGGTTTGGAGTATGTGGTGGCCTTCCTTGGGATCCCCTATGCCAAGCCTCCATTGGACAAGCTTCGCTTCAGACAACCAGAGCCTGCTCTGGTGTGGAATGGGATACGAGATGCCACTCGGTACTCCAATTCATGCTTTCAAGTTCCAGATACATTTTACCCAGGATTCCCTGGAGCTGAGATGTGGAATCCCAACACCAGAATTAGCGAAGACTGTCTGTACCTCAATGTTTGGACTCCTTCAACTGACCTCCAGAACCATGCCAAACCCTTAATCCCAGTTATGGTGTGGATCTACGGTGGAGGCTTTTCCACAGGTACCGCATCCCTGGACGTGTACGATGGCCGTTTCCTCAGCCATTCGCAACAAGTGGTGGTGGTGTCTATGAACTACCGAGTAGGAGCATTGGGCTTCCTATCTCTACCAGAAAGTGAGAGCATTAAAGGTAATGCTGGTCTATTTGACCAGCGCCTGGCTCTCAGCTGGGTGTCAAGGAACATTGCCGCATTTGGGGGTGATCCGTCTTCCATTACCTTGTTTGGGGAGAGTGCTGGTGCTGGCTCTGTGGGATATCATTTGCTTTCGCAGGGCAGCCATGGACTATTCACCCGTGCAATTCTCCAGAGTGGCAGTCCCAATGCTCTGTGGGCGGCAGTGGAGCCAGCTCAGGCCTGGAACCGTTCCTTGACTCTGGCTCGGCTTCTGAACTGCCCACTTGGACCATCTGCTGATGAAATGGAGGCTTGCTTAAGGGCTGTTGAACCTGAAAAGATAGTCAGTCTTCAATTTGAAGTCATTCCTGATTTCGTTATAATAAGTGTCCCTTTTCCGCCCACAGTGGACGGAGAATTTCTCGCGGACATGCCGAGTGACGTAATCCAGTCTGGGCATTTTCTGAAAACTGAACTTCTTTTGGGATTGAACAGGGATGAAGGGACATACTTCCTTATTTATGGCGCACCTGGATTTGGCATCCATAACCAAAGCCTTATCACTCGAGACCAGTTCCTCGCAGGTGTATCCTTGAGCCTCCCTGGTTTCAGTGACATAGCCAGAGAAGCGGCTGTATTTCAGTATACTGATTGGACAGATGAGCAGAGCAAGCCAAAAAACAGAGAGGCCCTAGGCTGGTTGGTGGGCGACCGCTATATCTCATGCCCCTTACTGGAATTTGCCCGTAGGTATGTCGAGAATGGTGGCAGTGCCCATGTGTTCCTCTTTGACCATCACTCCAGCTTCAACCCCTGGCCTGGATGGATGGGTGTAATGCATGGGGAAGAGATCCCGTTTGTTTTTGGGATTCCTTTGAACCAGGCCTTTGGATTCTCAAAGGAGGAGGAAGCCCTGAGCAGGAGGATCATGAAGCACTGGAGCAACTTTGCTAGACGTGG TGATCCGAGTGTGCAGGGAGTGGATTGGCCACCATTCACGCTGGAACATCAGCAGTATGTCACGCTTAACACTGGCCTGTCACAAACACTCAGGATGCTTCGAGCCCAGCAGTGCAAGTTCTGGGACAGTTTCCTGCCAAAACTGCAGTATGTCACAG tgAGTATTGATGAAGTGGAGTTCCAGTGGAAGTCTCAGTTCCACCGCTGGCGTTCTTACATGCTGGACTGGAAGAATCAATTTAACGACTATGCCTCAGTCAAAAAGCAACAGTGTGAAGACCTTTAA
- the LOC113118135 gene encoding cholinesterase-like isoform X1, which produces MVLFISLEDIIMGVDIKATLQILALLFLQLEAGQDELIISTDKGKVRGLRLSLLGGLEYVVAFLGIPYAKPPLDKLRFRQPEPALVWNGIRDATRYSNSCFQVPDTFYPGFPGAEMWNPNTRISEDCLYLNVWTPSTDLQNHAKPLIPVMVWIYGGGFSTGTASLDVYDGRFLSHSQQVVVVSMNYRVGALGFLSLPESESIKGNAGLFDQRLALSWVSRNIAAFGGDPSSITLFGESAGAGSVGYHLLSQGSHGLFTRAILQSGSPNALWAAVEPAQAWNRSLTLARLLNCPLGPSADEMEACLRAVEPEKIVSLQFEVIPDFVIISVPFPPTVDGEFLADMPSDVIQSGHFLKTELLLGLNRDEGTYFLIYGAPGFGIHNQSLITRDQFLAGVSLSLPGFSDIAREAAVFQYTDWTDEQSKPKNREALGWLVGDRYISCPLLEFARRYVENGGSAHVFLFDHHSSFNPWPGWMGVMHGEEIPFVFGIPLNQAFGFSKEEEALSRRIMKHWSNFARRGDPSVQGVDWPPFTLEHQQYVTLNTGLSQTLRMLRAQQCKFWDSFLPKLQYVTVSIDEVEFQWKSQFHRWRSYMLDWKNQFNDYASVKKQQCEDL; this is translated from the exons atggttttatttatcaGCCTTGAAGACATCATAATGGGCGTTGACATTAAAGCTACTTTGCAAATTCTGGCTCTGTTGTTCTTGCAACTGGAAGCAGGGCAAGATGAATTGATCATCTCCACTGACAAAGGCAAAGTCAGAGGACTGAGGCTTTCTTTGCTGGGTGGTTTGGAGTATGTGGTGGCCTTCCTTGGGATCCCCTATGCCAAGCCTCCATTGGACAAGCTTCGCTTCAGACAACCAGAGCCTGCTCTGGTGTGGAATGGGATACGAGATGCCACTCGGTACTCCAATTCATGCTTTCAAGTTCCAGATACATTTTACCCAGGATTCCCTGGAGCTGAGATGTGGAATCCCAACACCAGAATTAGCGAAGACTGTCTGTACCTCAATGTTTGGACTCCTTCAACTGACCTCCAGAACCATGCCAAACCCTTAATCCCAGTTATGGTGTGGATCTACGGTGGAGGCTTTTCCACAGGTACCGCATCCCTGGACGTGTACGATGGCCGTTTCCTCAGCCATTCGCAACAAGTGGTGGTGGTGTCTATGAACTACCGAGTAGGAGCATTGGGCTTCCTATCTCTACCAGAAAGTGAGAGCATTAAAGGTAATGCTGGTCTATTTGACCAGCGCCTGGCTCTCAGCTGGGTGTCAAGGAACATTGCCGCATTTGGGGGTGATCCGTCTTCCATTACCTTGTTTGGGGAGAGTGCTGGTGCTGGCTCTGTGGGATATCATTTGCTTTCGCAGGGCAGCCATGGACTATTCACCCGTGCAATTCTCCAGAGTGGCAGTCCCAATGCTCTGTGGGCGGCAGTGGAGCCAGCTCAGGCCTGGAACCGTTCCTTGACTCTGGCTCGGCTTCTGAACTGCCCACTTGGACCATCTGCTGATGAAATGGAGGCTTGCTTAAGGGCTGTTGAACCTGAAAAGATAGTCAGTCTTCAATTTGAAGTCATTCCTGATTTCGTTATAATAAGTGTCCCTTTTCCGCCCACAGTGGACGGAGAATTTCTCGCGGACATGCCGAGTGACGTAATCCAGTCTGGGCATTTTCTGAAAACTGAACTTCTTTTGGGATTGAACAGGGATGAAGGGACATACTTCCTTATTTATGGCGCACCTGGATTTGGCATCCATAACCAAAGCCTTATCACTCGAGACCAGTTCCTCGCAGGTGTATCCTTGAGCCTCCCTGGTTTCAGTGACATAGCCAGAGAAGCGGCTGTATTTCAGTATACTGATTGGACAGATGAGCAGAGCAAGCCAAAAAACAGAGAGGCCCTAGGCTGGTTGGTGGGCGACCGCTATATCTCATGCCCCTTACTGGAATTTGCCCGTAGGTATGTCGAGAATGGTGGCAGTGCCCATGTGTTCCTCTTTGACCATCACTCCAGCTTCAACCCCTGGCCTGGATGGATGGGTGTAATGCATGGGGAAGAGATCCCGTTTGTTTTTGGGATTCCTTTGAACCAGGCCTTTGGATTCTCAAAGGAGGAGGAAGCCCTGAGCAGGAGGATCATGAAGCACTGGAGCAACTTTGCTAGACGTGG TGATCCGAGTGTGCAGGGAGTGGATTGGCCACCATTCACGCTGGAACATCAGCAGTATGTCACGCTTAACACTGGCCTGTCACAAACACTCAGGATGCTTCGAGCCCAGCAGTGCAAGTTCTGGGACAGTTTCCTGCCAAAACTGCAGTATGTCACAG tgAGTATTGATGAAGTGGAGTTCCAGTGGAAGTCTCAGTTCCACCGCTGGCGTTCTTACATGCTGGACTGGAAGAATCAATTTAACGACTATGCCTCAGTCAAAAAGCAACAGTGTGAAGACCTTTAA